A window of the Bradyrhizobium ottawaense genome harbors these coding sequences:
- a CDS encoding GlcG/HbpS family heme-binding protein has protein sequence MAELTLDVARKILDAALAKGVEKKFKPLVITILDARGCVKVTAAQDGTSLMRAEIAHGKAYGALAMGMGSRALFQRAQEQAYFIDAVNTMAQGRLIPVPGGVLIMGDGGLLGAVGVSGDTSDNDEICALAGIEAAGLKANAG, from the coding sequence ATGGCTGAACTCACCCTCGACGTTGCCCGCAAGATTCTCGATGCCGCGCTTGCCAAAGGCGTCGAGAAGAAATTCAAGCCGCTGGTCATCACTATTCTCGACGCCCGTGGCTGCGTCAAAGTCACGGCGGCGCAGGACGGCACCAGCCTGATGCGGGCCGAGATCGCCCACGGCAAGGCCTATGGCGCACTCGCGATGGGCATGGGATCGCGGGCGCTGTTCCAGCGCGCGCAGGAGCAGGCCTATTTCATCGACGCTGTGAACACGATGGCGCAGGGCCGCCTGATACCGGTGCCCGGCGGCGTGCTGATCATGGGCGACGGCGGCCTGCTCGGCGCGGTCGGCGTCAGCGGCGATACCTCTGATAATGACGAGATCTGCGCTCTCGCCGGCATCGAGGCCGCCGGACTGAAGGCGAACGCGGGATAG
- a CDS encoding FAD-binding and (Fe-S)-binding domain-containing protein, translating to MSNKGSVTLENRLACEIKGDVFFDAFNRGRYATDASFYQIVPLGVVVPRTMDEALRTLAIVRDEGRIVTPRGGGTSQCGQTVNEGIVVDFSKHLNHVLSLDVANRTCVVEPGIVLDDLNRQLRKHGLWFPVDVSTASRATIGGMAGNNSCGGRSLRYGTMRDNTLSMDAALADGTLLHFGEVPRDLAQVNSPDTGLALFRDMLDLGEREAGEISERFPKVQRRVGGYNLDALVPRNAPNNMAHLLVGSEGTLAFTTQVELKLWPVIRNKVLGVCHFGSFYEAMDAAQHLVKLRPIAVELVDRTMIALGRDIAMFQPIIRTAVRGDPDAVLIVEFAEEDQAENLQRLKQLGELMGDLGFGWDQPQRKWGGVVEITEPALQAGIADFRAAGLNVMMSMKQEGKPVSFVEDCAVPLPHLADYTERLNAIFARHGTRGTMYAHASEGCLHVRPVLNLKLEKDVKAMRAIAEETFEMVREYKGSHSGEHGDGLVRSEFHETMFGSRIVADFREVKHRFDPENILNPGKIVDPPKMDDRSLFRFPPDYRVPEFKTALDWSAYPGAGSGFQGAVEMCNNNGACRKLEGGVMCPSYRATRNEKDVTRGRANTLRLAMSGQLGPDALASDEMMDTLKLCVSCKACRHECPVGVDMAKMKVEVLAARAAKHGLSLRDRLVGYLPHYAGLASRLAPLANWRNRSPVLRALFERFAGISAQRALPAFRRDVFGPDAEVFGPVDGREVVLFADTFNRAYERENLDAALRVLVEGGYRVHVPKPRDRGRALCCGRTFLSAGLVDQARSELDRLVATYAPFAARGVPIVGLEPSCLLTLRDELLSLRSDNDARSVSAHALLFEEFLVREAEAGRLKLPLGAIAEKALVHGHCHQKSFGAFKPVEKILRLIPDLTVEIIESSCCGMAGAFGYGADTYQASIDMAELSLLPAVRGADAAALIVADGTSCRHQIKDGTKRAALHVAQVLAMSLDSARTHSTSSLFTKEQTHG from the coding sequence ATGTCCAACAAAGGCTCAGTGACGCTCGAAAACAGGTTGGCCTGCGAGATCAAGGGCGACGTTTTCTTCGATGCCTTCAACCGCGGCCGCTATGCGACCGACGCCTCTTTCTACCAGATCGTGCCGCTCGGCGTGGTGGTTCCCCGGACCATGGACGAGGCACTTCGTACGCTCGCCATCGTCAGGGATGAGGGCCGGATCGTCACCCCCCGCGGCGGCGGCACCTCGCAGTGCGGCCAGACTGTCAATGAGGGCATCGTCGTCGACTTTTCGAAGCATCTGAACCACGTCCTTTCGCTCGATGTCGCCAACCGGACCTGCGTGGTCGAACCCGGCATCGTGCTGGATGATCTCAACCGCCAGCTCAGAAAGCACGGGCTGTGGTTTCCGGTCGACGTTTCCACCGCCTCCCGCGCCACCATCGGTGGCATGGCCGGCAATAATTCCTGCGGAGGACGCTCGCTGCGCTACGGCACCATGCGCGACAACACGCTGTCGATGGATGCGGCGCTGGCCGACGGCACGCTGCTGCATTTCGGCGAGGTGCCGCGCGATCTCGCGCAGGTCAATTCGCCCGACACTGGCCTTGCGCTGTTCCGCGATATGCTCGATCTCGGCGAGCGGGAGGCAGGCGAGATCTCCGAGCGGTTTCCGAAAGTGCAGCGCCGCGTCGGCGGCTACAACCTCGATGCGCTGGTGCCGCGCAATGCGCCCAACAACATGGCGCATCTGCTGGTGGGCTCCGAAGGCACACTGGCCTTCACCACGCAGGTCGAACTCAAGCTGTGGCCTGTCATCCGCAACAAGGTGCTGGGCGTCTGCCACTTCGGCAGCTTCTACGAGGCGATGGATGCGGCGCAGCATCTGGTCAAGCTGCGCCCCATTGCAGTCGAGCTGGTCGACCGCACCATGATCGCACTCGGCCGCGACATCGCGATGTTCCAGCCGATCATCCGCACCGCCGTGCGCGGCGATCCAGATGCGGTGCTGATCGTGGAATTCGCCGAGGAAGACCAGGCCGAAAACCTGCAACGCCTGAAGCAGCTCGGCGAACTGATGGGCGATCTCGGGTTCGGCTGGGACCAGCCGCAGCGCAAATGGGGCGGCGTGGTCGAAATCACCGAGCCCGCACTTCAGGCCGGCATCGCCGATTTCCGCGCCGCCGGCCTCAACGTCATGATGTCGATGAAGCAGGAGGGCAAGCCGGTCTCCTTTGTCGAGGATTGCGCGGTGCCGCTGCCGCACCTGGCCGACTATACCGAACGGCTCAACGCCATCTTCGCCAGGCACGGCACCCGCGGCACCATGTATGCGCACGCCTCCGAAGGCTGCCTGCATGTGCGCCCAGTGCTCAACTTAAAACTCGAAAAAGACGTCAAGGCGATGCGCGCCATCGCCGAAGAGACGTTCGAAATGGTGCGCGAATACAAGGGCTCGCATTCCGGCGAGCATGGCGACGGCCTGGTGCGCTCCGAATTCCATGAGACGATGTTCGGCTCCCGCATCGTTGCCGATTTCCGCGAGGTCAAGCACCGCTTCGACCCGGAAAATATCCTCAATCCAGGCAAGATCGTCGACCCGCCAAAAATGGACGATCGTTCGCTGTTTCGTTTTCCGCCGGACTATCGCGTCCCAGAGTTCAAGACCGCGCTCGACTGGTCGGCCTATCCCGGCGCCGGAAGCGGCTTTCAGGGCGCGGTGGAAATGTGCAACAACAACGGCGCCTGCCGGAAGCTCGAAGGCGGCGTGATGTGTCCGTCCTACCGCGCCACCCGCAACGAAAAGGATGTCACGCGCGGCCGCGCCAATACGCTGCGGCTCGCGATGTCAGGCCAATTGGGCCCGGATGCGCTGGCTTCCGACGAGATGATGGACACGCTGAAACTCTGCGTGTCCTGCAAGGCGTGCCGCCACGAATGCCCTGTTGGCGTCGACATGGCCAAGATGAAGGTCGAGGTACTGGCCGCGCGCGCCGCCAAACACGGGCTTTCGCTGCGTGACCGGCTGGTCGGCTATCTCCCGCATTATGCCGGGCTCGCATCCCGCCTCGCCCCGCTCGCCAACTGGCGCAACCGCAGCCCTGTGCTGCGCGCGCTGTTTGAAAGATTCGCCGGGATCAGCGCGCAACGCGCGCTGCCCGCATTCCGGCGCGATGTGTTCGGGCCCGATGCCGAGGTGTTTGGCCCCGTTGACGGTCGCGAGGTCGTGCTGTTCGCCGACACGTTTAACCGCGCCTATGAACGGGAAAATCTCGATGCCGCGCTGCGCGTGCTGGTCGAAGGCGGATACCGCGTCCATGTTCCCAAGCCCCGCGATCGCGGCCGGGCGCTCTGCTGCGGGCGCACTTTCCTTTCGGCGGGGCTAGTCGATCAGGCGCGCAGCGAACTGGACCGGCTGGTCGCGACCTACGCGCCGTTCGCCGCGCGCGGAGTGCCGATCGTGGGGCTGGAGCCGAGCTGCCTCCTGACGCTCCGCGACGAACTGCTTTCGCTGCGCTCCGACAACGATGCCAGAAGCGTCAGCGCGCATGCGCTGTTGTTCGAGGAGTTTCTGGTTCGCGAGGCGGAAGCCGGCCGGCTTAAGCTGCCGCTTGGCGCCATCGCCGAGAAGGCGCTGGTGCACGGCCATTGCCACCAGAAATCATTCGGCGCGTTCAAGCCGGTCGAGAAGATACTGCGCCTCATCCCCGACCTGACCGTCGAGATCATCGAGTCCAGTTGCTGCGGCATGGCCGGCGCCTTCGGTTATGGCGCCGACACCTATCAGGCTTCGATCGATATGGCCGAACTCTCGCTGCTGCCGGCGGTGCGCGGTGCCGACGCGGCCGCACTGATCGTCGCCGACGGCACCTCGTGCCGGCATCAGATCAAGGATGGCACGAAGCGTGCTGCGCTTCACGTCGCACAGGTGCTGGCGATGAGCCTCGACAGCGCCAGAACCCATTCAACCTCCTCCCTCTTCACAAAGGAACAGACCCATGGCTGA
- a CDS encoding GntR family transcriptional regulator: MKPLIPHDAGSTALATAADASREDQSLHGETLTRLRDHIVEGNIPDGGRVPERQLCEMLGISRTPLREALKVLASEGLVELLPNRGARIRQLSERDLAELFDVMGGLESLAGRLACENITDAEIAEIERLHYEMYGFYLNRDMHGYFRVNQLIHHKIVEASRNTTLRNTYANFAGRIRRVRYSANFARKRERWGEAMREHETILDALRRRAGSELSDILFIHLRNKRTAAVEHLKDGVDA; this comes from the coding sequence ATGAAGCCCTTGATTCCCCATGATGCCGGTTCGACGGCCCTTGCAACCGCGGCGGATGCCAGCCGTGAAGACCAGTCCCTGCATGGCGAGACCTTAACGCGGCTGCGGGACCATATCGTCGAAGGCAACATCCCGGACGGTGGCCGCGTTCCCGAGCGTCAGCTTTGCGAGATGCTGGGCATCTCGCGCACGCCGCTGCGCGAGGCCCTGAAGGTACTGGCTTCTGAAGGGCTGGTGGAACTGCTACCCAACCGTGGCGCGCGCATTCGGCAATTGAGCGAGCGCGATCTTGCCGAACTGTTCGACGTCATGGGCGGGCTCGAAAGCCTGGCCGGCCGCCTCGCCTGCGAAAACATCACCGACGCCGAAATCGCCGAGATCGAGCGGCTGCATTACGAGATGTACGGCTTCTACCTGAACCGCGACATGCACGGCTATTTCCGCGTCAATCAGTTGATCCACCACAAGATCGTCGAAGCCTCGCGCAACACAACGCTGCGAAACACTTACGCCAACTTCGCCGGCCGCATTCGGCGAGTCCGCTACTCCGCCAATTTTGCCCGCAAGCGCGAGCGATGGGGGGAAGCCATGCGCGAACACGAGACCATCCTGGACGCGCTGCGTCGCCGCGCCGGCAGCGAACTCAGCGACATCCTGTTTATACATTTGCGCAACAAGCGGACGGCCGCGGTCGAACATCTGAAAGACGGCGTCGACGCCTAG
- a CDS encoding pyridoxal-phosphate-dependent aminotransferase family protein, translating into MPQGRHFLQIPGPSPVPDRVLRAMDMPVIDHRSSEFAELGKTVFDGCQKIFKTNGPVIIFPSSGTGAWEAAIVNTLSPGDKVLMVETGHFATLWRQMAARWGIEVDFIPGDWRHGADPADIEARLVQDEKRAIKAVMVVHNETSTGVTSRVGEIRAAMDRAGHQALLLVDTISSLGSVDYRHDEWKVDVTVSCSQKGFMLPPGLGFNAVSEKARAAAKINKMPRSYWDWDEMLKPNAAGFFPYTPATNLLYGLREAIAMLLEEGLDAVFARHKRLAAATRAAITHWGLEVLCLEPAEYSPVLTAVLMPPGHDADKFRKTVLDTYNMSLGSGLSKLAGKVFRIGHLGECNELTLIGALSGVEMGLSAAGVPHRAGGVEAAMKSLEERPQSNSPAHLKVVKPDRVADHRDG; encoded by the coding sequence ATGCCCCAAGGACGCCATTTCCTGCAAATTCCCGGGCCAAGCCCGGTGCCCGATCGTGTGCTCCGCGCCATGGACATGCCGGTCATTGACCATCGGAGTTCCGAATTTGCCGAGCTGGGCAAGACGGTGTTCGACGGCTGCCAAAAAATCTTCAAGACCAACGGACCGGTCATTATTTTTCCCTCCTCAGGCACCGGCGCCTGGGAGGCGGCGATCGTCAATACGCTGTCGCCGGGCGACAAGGTGTTGATGGTCGAGACCGGCCATTTCGCCACGCTATGGCGGCAGATGGCGGCGCGCTGGGGCATCGAGGTCGACTTCATCCCGGGCGATTGGCGCCACGGCGCCGACCCCGCTGATATCGAAGCCAGGCTGGTGCAAGACGAAAAGCGCGCCATCAAGGCAGTCATGGTGGTGCACAATGAGACCTCCACCGGCGTCACCAGCCGGGTCGGCGAGATCCGCGCCGCGATGGACCGGGCCGGGCATCAGGCGCTGCTTCTGGTGGACACCATCTCCTCGCTCGGCTCGGTCGACTACCGGCACGACGAGTGGAAGGTCGATGTCACCGTCAGCTGTTCACAGAAGGGATTCATGCTGCCTCCGGGGCTCGGCTTTAATGCCGTCTCCGAGAAGGCGCGCGCCGCCGCGAAGATCAACAAGATGCCGCGGTCCTACTGGGACTGGGACGAGATGCTGAAGCCGAACGCGGCCGGCTTCTTTCCCTACACCCCCGCCACCAACCTGCTGTACGGCCTGCGCGAAGCCATCGCGATGCTGCTCGAGGAAGGGCTGGATGCGGTGTTCGCGCGGCACAAGCGTCTTGCCGCCGCCACGCGCGCGGCGATCACGCATTGGGGCCTTGAAGTGCTGTGTCTTGAGCCCGCCGAGTATTCACCGGTGCTGACGGCTGTGCTGATGCCGCCGGGGCACGATGCCGACAAGTTCCGCAAGACCGTGCTCGACACCTACAACATGTCGCTCGGCTCCGGTCTGAGCAAGCTCGCCGGCAAGGTGTTTCGCATTGGTCACCTCGGCGAGTGCAACGAACTGACGTTGATTGGGGCCCTGTCCGGCGTCGAGATGGGTCTCTCCGCTGCGGGCGTGCCGCATCGGGCCGGCGGCGTCGAAGCTGCGATGAAATCGCTGGAAGAGCGGCCGCAGTCAAATTCTCCGGCGCACCTGAAGGTGGTCAAACCTGACCGGGTCGCAGACCATCGGGACGGCTAA
- a CDS encoding MFS transporter yields the protein MRLRFKATHVVLAMLCVMYFITYVDRVNIGTAASEIQKELGLSNTQLGLVFSAFAYPYLLFQVIGGWVGDRFGPRKTLFWCGLIWALATIATGFVTSLLTLFIARVALGFGEGATFPTATRAMQYWTPANRRGFAQGLTHAFARLGNAATPPLIATLMVWLTWRGSFVALGLVSLVWGVVWALYFRNEPKDHPGITEAELASLPPRPLDKRPQVPWGPLLRRMWPVTLTYFCYGWTLWLYLNWLPLFFKNNYSMDIKNSALFASGVFFAGVLGDSLGGILSDRILKRTGNVRLARLSVTVAGFAGALLSLLPILFIHDITVVALCLSGGFFFAEITIGPMWSVPMDIAPKYSGTAAGLMNTGSALAAIVSPLVAGYVIDATGNWYLPFLMSMGLLLLGGFSAFLMHPEKPFEELAEVNPVKRGVLAQELK from the coding sequence ATGCGGCTTCGGTTCAAGGCCACGCATGTCGTGCTGGCGATGTTGTGCGTCATGTACTTCATCACCTATGTCGACCGGGTCAACATCGGCACGGCGGCCAGTGAAATCCAGAAAGAACTCGGTCTGAGCAACACGCAGCTCGGGTTGGTATTCTCGGCCTTCGCCTATCCCTATTTGCTGTTCCAGGTAATCGGCGGCTGGGTCGGAGACCGCTTTGGGCCGCGCAAGACCCTGTTCTGGTGCGGGCTGATCTGGGCGCTCGCCACCATCGCGACCGGCTTCGTGACCAGCCTGTTGACGCTGTTCATTGCGCGCGTCGCGCTTGGTTTCGGCGAAGGAGCGACCTTTCCGACGGCGACGCGCGCCATGCAGTACTGGACGCCCGCCAACCGGCGTGGCTTCGCCCAAGGCCTCACCCACGCATTCGCGCGGCTGGGAAACGCCGCGACGCCGCCGTTGATTGCAACGCTGATGGTTTGGCTGACCTGGCGTGGCTCGTTCGTCGCGCTGGGTCTGGTCAGCCTGGTGTGGGGCGTAGTGTGGGCGCTGTATTTCCGCAATGAACCGAAGGATCACCCCGGAATCACCGAGGCCGAACTGGCGTCGCTGCCGCCGCGCCCCCTAGACAAGCGACCGCAGGTGCCGTGGGGACCGTTGTTGCGCCGGATGTGGCCCGTCACGCTCACCTACTTCTGTTACGGCTGGACGCTCTGGCTATATCTCAATTGGCTGCCGCTGTTCTTCAAGAACAACTACAGCATGGATATCAAGAATTCGGCGCTGTTTGCTTCCGGGGTGTTCTTCGCGGGCGTGCTCGGCGACAGCCTCGGCGGCATTCTGTCCGATCGCATTCTCAAGCGAACGGGCAACGTCCGCTTGGCGCGGCTGAGTGTCACCGTCGCGGGTTTCGCCGGAGCTCTTTTGTCGCTGCTTCCGATCCTGTTCATCCACGACATCACGGTGGTCGCCCTGTGTCTGTCAGGCGGCTTCTTCTTTGCCGAGATCACCATCGGGCCGATGTGGTCGGTGCCGATGGACATAGCGCCGAAATATTCGGGGACGGCCGCCGGCCTAATGAATACCGGGTCGGCGCTGGCGGCTATCGTTTCGCCTTTGGTCGCCGGTTACGTGATCGATGCGACGGGCAACTGGTACTTGCCGTTCCTGATGTCGATGGGATTGCTCCTGCTTGGCGGCTTTTCGGCGTTTCTGATGCATCCTGAAAAGCCCTTTGAAGAACTAGCGGAAGTGAATCCGGTCAAGCGAGGTGTACTCGCTCAAGAGCTAAAATGA
- a CDS encoding pyridoxal-phosphate-dependent aminotransferase family protein: MTVHTGRHFLQIPGPTNVPDRVLRAMDMPTMDHRGPEFAEIGHAVLGAMQRVFRTKQPVIIYPSSGTGAWEAAIVNTLQPGDKVLMAETGQFAVLWRGIADKFKLDVDFLPGDWRHGADLEQLEAHLAADRQHKIKAVMIVHNETSTGCVTHPLDVRKIMDRVKHPALLMVDTISGLGSLEYEHDAWGIDVSVAGSQKGLMLPPGLGFNAVSEKAIAVAKANPAMRSYWDWQEVIAINTAGTWPYTPATNLLFGLREAVKMLEEEGLENVFARHKRHSAATRAAAKVWGLETQCQEQGAHSPALTGVVMPDGHDADVFRKVVLENFDMSLGTGLNKIKGKVFRIGHIGHFNDLMLMGTLSGVEMGLDLAKVPHRGGGVLAAMEVLKGRDIVSMPKSAVA, translated from the coding sequence ATGACTGTGCATACTGGAAGGCATTTTCTGCAGATTCCGGGACCGACCAACGTGCCGGACCGGGTGCTGCGCGCCATGGACATGCCGACCATGGACCACCGGGGTCCCGAGTTCGCCGAGATCGGTCACGCGGTTCTGGGCGCCATGCAGCGGGTGTTCCGCACTAAGCAGCCGGTCATCATCTATCCGTCGTCCGGCACCGGCGCCTGGGAGGCCGCGATCGTCAATACGCTGCAGCCCGGCGACAAGGTGCTGATGGCCGAGACCGGGCAGTTCGCCGTGCTGTGGCGCGGCATCGCCGACAAGTTCAAGCTCGACGTCGATTTCCTGCCGGGCGACTGGCGCCATGGCGCCGATCTCGAGCAGCTCGAAGCGCACCTCGCGGCCGACCGCCAGCACAAGATCAAGGCGGTCATGATTGTTCATAACGAGACCTCGACCGGCTGCGTCACCCATCCGCTCGATGTCCGCAAGATCATGGATCGCGTCAAGCACCCGGCGCTGCTGATGGTCGATACCATTTCCGGTCTCGGCTCGCTGGAATATGAGCACGATGCCTGGGGTATCGACGTCTCGGTGGCCGGCTCGCAGAAGGGCCTGATGCTGCCGCCGGGTCTCGGCTTCAACGCGGTCTCGGAAAAGGCAATCGCGGTGGCGAAGGCCAATCCTGCGATGCGCTCCTATTGGGACTGGCAGGAAGTCATCGCGATCAACACGGCCGGCACCTGGCCCTACACGCCTGCGACCAACCTGCTGTTCGGGTTGCGCGAAGCGGTCAAGATGCTCGAGGAAGAGGGGCTGGAGAACGTCTTCGCCCGCCACAAGCGCCACAGCGCCGCGACCCGCGCTGCCGCCAAGGTCTGGGGGCTGGAGACCCAGTGTCAGGAACAGGGCGCGCATTCGCCCGCACTGACCGGCGTGGTGATGCCTGACGGACATGACGCCGACGTTTTCCGTAAAGTGGTGCTGGAAAACTTCGACATGTCGCTCGGCACTGGCCTGAACAAGATCAAGGGCAAGGTGTTCCGGATCGGCCATATCGGTCACTTCAACGATCTGATGCTGATGGGAACGTTGTCGGGCGTCGAGATGGGTCTCGATCTCGCCAAGGTGCCGCATCGCGGCGGTGGCGTGCTGGCGGCGATGGAAGTCCTGAAAGGTCGCGACATCGTGTCGATGCCGAAATCCGCTGTCGCCTGA
- a CDS encoding enoyl-CoA hydratase/isomerase family protein: MNAPVAATEDLIYSVEDGIARLTFNRPQARNALTFAMYEQMASICESVNKDRSIKVMILTGTGDKAFASGTDISQFRAFKTAEDALEYEERIDRVLGTLEKVRVPTIAAIAGACTGGGAGIAACCDIRIGTAATRIGFPIARTLGNCLSMSNISRVVALVGPARTKDLIFTARLIEAPEALSLGLLNEVVPDVPTLQRRVDETAKLVAGHAPITMETAKEAVLRLRRTLSREEGRDLILRAYMSEDFREGMDAFLNKRTPNWKGQ; this comes from the coding sequence ATGAACGCCCCGGTAGCTGCGACCGAAGACCTGATCTATTCCGTCGAGGACGGCATTGCCCGGCTGACGTTCAACCGTCCGCAGGCGCGCAACGCGCTGACATTTGCGATGTACGAGCAGATGGCTTCGATCTGCGAGTCCGTCAACAAGGACCGCTCGATCAAGGTGATGATCCTGACGGGCACGGGTGACAAGGCGTTCGCGTCTGGCACGGATATCTCGCAGTTCCGGGCGTTCAAGACCGCGGAGGACGCGCTCGAATATGAGGAGCGGATCGATCGCGTGCTCGGGACACTCGAAAAGGTCCGGGTGCCGACGATTGCGGCCATCGCCGGTGCCTGCACCGGCGGCGGTGCGGGGATTGCCGCCTGTTGCGATATCCGGATCGGCACCGCGGCGACGCGCATCGGCTTTCCGATCGCGCGCACGCTCGGCAATTGCCTGTCGATGTCCAACATCAGCCGGGTGGTCGCGCTGGTCGGGCCGGCACGGACGAAGGATTTGATTTTTACCGCGCGGCTGATCGAGGCGCCCGAGGCACTGTCGCTCGGTCTGCTCAACGAAGTGGTGCCTGACGTTCCGACGCTGCAACGCCGCGTCGATGAAACCGCCAAACTGGTTGCCGGCCATGCGCCGATCACGATGGAAACCGCCAAGGAAGCGGTGCTCCGTCTCCGACGCACGCTGTCGCGCGAGGAAGGCCGGGATTTGATTCTGCGCGCCTATATGAGCGAGGATTTCCGCGAGGGAATGGATGCATTCCTCAACAAGCGCACGCCGAACTGGAAGGGCCAGTAG
- a CDS encoding Bug family tripartite tricarboxylate transporter substrate binding protein has translation MIASAPAFAAWEPTKPVEIVVAAGAGGASDQMARMMQAAIQKNNLMKQPIVVSLKGGASGAEALMYMKSSDGDANKVLIAYSLIYMLPLSAKIPFNWRELTPVSVIALDQFVLWDNAEGPKTVKDFIAAAKAASSPFKMGGTGSKREDHVLTVFMEQKTGAKFSYLPYKSGGEAATQLVGNHTESNVNNPSENLEVWRAGQVRALCVFDKERIAYKTKVTETQSWNDIPTCKEEGLDVQYLMLRAMFLPGKVTAEQQAFYVDLFQKVTQTAEYKDYMEKQALKPIFLTGKDMVQFLEDDDKLNASLMNEAGFVAK, from the coding sequence ATGATCGCCAGCGCGCCGGCTTTTGCCGCCTGGGAGCCGACCAAGCCGGTCGAAATCGTGGTCGCGGCAGGCGCTGGCGGCGCTTCCGACCAGATGGCGCGCATGATGCAGGCGGCGATCCAGAAGAACAATCTGATGAAGCAGCCGATAGTGGTGTCGCTGAAGGGCGGTGCGTCCGGCGCCGAGGCGCTGATGTACATGAAATCCAGCGATGGCGACGCCAACAAGGTGCTGATCGCGTACTCGCTGATCTACATGCTGCCGCTGTCGGCGAAAATTCCCTTCAACTGGCGCGAGCTGACGCCGGTGTCCGTGATTGCGCTCGATCAGTTCGTGTTGTGGGACAACGCCGAAGGTCCGAAGACCGTGAAGGATTTCATCGCGGCCGCGAAGGCCGCGAGCTCCCCGTTCAAGATGGGCGGCACCGGCTCCAAGCGCGAGGATCACGTGCTGACCGTCTTCATGGAGCAGAAGACCGGCGCGAAATTCTCCTACCTGCCGTATAAGTCCGGCGGCGAGGCGGCGACGCAACTGGTCGGCAACCACACCGAATCCAACGTCAACAACCCCTCTGAAAACCTTGAGGTCTGGCGCGCCGGCCAGGTCCGCGCGCTCTGCGTGTTCGACAAGGAGCGCATCGCCTACAAGACCAAGGTCACCGAGACGCAATCGTGGAACGACATTCCGACCTGCAAGGAGGAAGGGCTCGACGTGCAGTACCTGATGCTGCGTGCGATGTTCCTGCCCGGCAAGGTGACGGCGGAACAGCAGGCGTTCTATGTCGATCTGTTCCAGAAGGTGACGCAGACGGCCGAGTACAAGGACTACATGGAGAAGCAGGCGCTGAAACCGATCTTTCTGACCGGCAAGGATATGGTGCAGTTCCTCGAGGACGACGACAAACTCAATGCCTCGCTGATGAACGAAGCGGGTTTCGTCGCGAAGTAA
- a CDS encoding class II aldolase/adducin family protein yields MPAKSDKDKRQSIIDACRGMNALGINQGTSGNISLRHDNGLLITPTSVPYETMQPEQIVFMGLDGSHDPSQRPSSEWRFHLDILRARPEVNAVVHAHPPYSTILAIMNLEIPPIHYMIACAGGDSIRVAPYATFGTQELSEHAVQALEGRLACLLEHHGMIAVGPSLSKAMWLSVEVEALARQYHGCLQIGTPRLLPKQEIKNVLGRIAGYGPADK; encoded by the coding sequence ATGCCGGCCAAAAGCGACAAGGACAAGCGCCAATCCATCATCGACGCCTGCCGCGGCATGAATGCGCTCGGCATCAATCAGGGCACTTCGGGCAATATCAGCCTGCGCCATGACAACGGCCTGCTGATCACGCCAACCAGCGTGCCCTACGAGACGATGCAGCCCGAGCAGATCGTGTTCATGGGGCTCGACGGCTCACACGACCCATCCCAGCGCCCGTCGAGCGAGTGGCGGTTTCACCTCGATATCCTGCGGGCGCGGCCCGAGGTCAACGCCGTGGTCCATGCCCATCCGCCCTATTCGACGATTCTGGCGATCATGAATCTGGAGATTCCGCCGATCCATTACATGATCGCCTGCGCCGGCGGCGACAGCATCCGCGTCGCGCCCTATGCGACCTTCGGCACGCAGGAGCTGTCGGAGCACGCCGTCCAGGCGCTCGAAGGGCGGCTGGCCTGCCTGCTTGAACATCACGGCATGATCGCGGTCGGGCCGTCGCTGTCGAAGGCGATGTGGCTCTCGGTCGAAGTCGAGGCGCTGGCGCGGCAGTACCACGGCTGCCTGCAGATCGGCACGCCGCGGTTGCTTCCGAAGCAGGAGATCAAAAACGTTCTCGGCAGGATCGCGGGATACGGTCCTGCCGACAAGTGA